The following is a genomic window from Candidatus Binatia bacterium.
CCTTCTTAACAAATATAAAAATTTCGTACGCATCAAGGCCAAGAGTTACTTCTTGATCGGCGCCGACCGAGAGGACATCATCCAGGAAGGAATGATCGGCCTCTACAAGGCCGTGCGCGACTTCAAGGCCGATAAGCTTTCGAGCTTCCGGGCTTTCGCCGAGCTGTGCATCACGCGGCAGATCATCACCGCGATCAAGACGGCGACGCGCCAGAAGCACATCCCGCTCAATCAGTACATTTCGCTGAACAAGCCGATCTACGACGAGGACAGCGAACGGACGCTGCTCGACGTGATGGCGTCGCAGAAGACCTCAGACCCCGAAGAACTGGTCGTGACGCAGGAAGTGTCCGACGACATCCGCCAGCGAATCCGGCAGAATCTCTCCGAGCTCGAGTCGCAGGTGCTCGAATCGTACCTCGAGGGCAAGAGCTACCAGGAGATGGCGCGGGATCTGGGCCGGCACGTGAAGTCCATCGACAACGCGCTCCAGCGCGTCAAGCGGAAGATCGAAAAGAACCTCGCCGAGTTCGAGTTCCAGTAACCGTTTCGACGAAGGCGCGCCACGTCGGCATCGTCGCCTGCTCCGCGGAAGGGGCGGCGCTCTGCTATCGCACGATCTGCTCGGAGGGCGACGCGATGCTCGGCGAGCACGCGCACCCGGAGATCTCGATGCACACTCCGTCCTTCGCGGAGTACTGCGAACGCATGGAGCGCGACGATTGGAACGGCGTCGCCGAGCTGATGCTCGACTCGGCCCGTAAACTCGCGAAAGCCGGCGCCGACTTCCTGATCTGTCCCGATAACACGATCCATCAAGCGCTCCCGATTATCGCGGAGCGCTCGCCGCTTCCGTGGCTGCACATCGCGGAGGTCGTCGCCGACGAGGCCGGCGCCCGCGGATACCGGCGGCTCGGGCTGCTGGGAACGCGCTGGCTCGTCGAGAGCGATGTCTATCCGCGTTCGCTCGAGCGACGCGGCATCGAGTTCGAGCGCCCGACCGCAACGGAACGCGACGAGATGAACGACGTCATCATGGACGAGCTGGTCTGCGGGCGGACGCCACCCGAAGCGCTGCGTTGCTTTCGGCGCGTCATCGAACGCATGAAGGATGCGGGATGCGATGCCGTCGTGCTTGGCTGCACCGAGATTCCGCTCGTCGTCGGCGACGCGAACTCGCCGCTGCCGGCGCTCGACTCGACCCGGCTCTTGGCGCGCGCGGCGCTGCGCCGCGCGACCGGCTCGGGCTAGCCGAGCCTCTCCACGATCGCGCGATAGAGCGCCTCGCGCTCCGCAATCGGATCGACGACGAAGATCGTCGGCTCGCCGGCGTGCGGCTCGATGCAAACGGTCACCCGCCCGCGCGCGCAGACGTCCATGCAGCTCGTGCTGATTGCGCGAATCGGCCCCCAACGGCCGTCCTGCTTGAGCCGCTCTTTCAACCAGTTACGCAAGTTGAAGTCGCCGATCTGCGCGGCGATTGCGGGATCTTCTTCCGGGATGCGTTCCTTGAAACAGCGCTCGCAGACGAGCGCGAGCCCCGCCGTAAGCCACTTTGGATTTACTTGTTGCATGTTGCTTTTAAGAAACAGTTGGAGCCGACGGTGGGACTCGAACCCACGACCCCGATCTTACAAGGATCGCGCTCTGGCCAACTGAGCTACGTCGGCAACAACTCCAATTGCAGCGATGGCGCCCGAAACACCTCTCGCGACGGTTGCCGACGAGACGCCGATTTTGGTTGATGAAGTTTCAGAGGATTGTCACGTCCACCAAGGCGGTGGGCTCTCCCGCGACCCCGGTTTAGTGCGCGAAATGTAGGCGTAAGCGCGTGGCAGTTTGGGCAGAGTAGCTTCAGATTTGAGAGCCGATTATTCTGCCAGTCGCCATCTACGTGCTCGACTTCGACGGGAACCTTTCGGGTTTTCTGGTGGCGCCGCGCCCAGCCGCACTCCGAACAGCGCTCGCCATATAGCTCTCGCAAGAGCCGAGCTAAGAATTGACTGCCGACAGGCCCGTAAAAGCCCCCGTTTTCGACGAAGTCGCGCACCTTGGCGCCATAACGGTGCGCTTGCATGCACCTGAGGGAGCAGTACCTGGCGCGATGTAAACCGACGATCTTGCCGCATCCATTTAGGCATTGGCTGCGGCTCTTTTGCTGCGCCCGATGACAGCAGGCAATCGAACAATACTTCGTGGCCGTGCGTTTTAATTGGGCTCCGCATCCTGTTTGACAGTACTTCGGCGATCCTCTCGACATGGTGCCAAGATTGTACGCATGGGATGTGCCATACGCATGGCCTATTGCGTCGTGGTGCGCTTCTCCCAGAGCACGCGCGTGTAGAGCGTTTGAAATCCGCAACGATGAAAGTTGCGCTCGGAACGTCCGCCCGGACCGGCGAAGCCGTGCGCGATTCGAGCCCCCGATTCAACTGCGCGCGCTAGCCGGTCTCGAATCATCGCGAGATGCCAACCGCGATTGCGATACGCTACCAGCGTCGAGCCGGCGATGATCGAAGCACATTCGCCGGAGAGGCCCATTGCGGACGTTGCCGCGATCGCGTCGCCGTCGCGCCCCTCGAGCGCGACGACGCCGTGCGTATCTGCGACGATCGTTGCGATTTCATCGTCGCCCGGCTCGAGCGTTTCGCGACCGCGAAAGCCTTGCGCCGAGGCGATCGCCCACGCTCGCACGTCCGCTGCGATTCCGATGCGTTCGTCCTTAAATGCCGCGGCTTGGAGTTCGTCGGTTGCCATGACGCTGGTGAAGTCGCAGGGCGTATAGCCGGATTGCGCCAGCGTGCGGCCGAGCGTCGCGTCCGCGAGCGGATCGACGGTAACGCGCGGCGTCGTGCCGCGAGACTCGTAGAACTCGGTGATGCGCGCGACGTCGCCCGCGCTCACCGCCGCGAACGATCCGACGCCGTAGGCCTTCGAAATGGGCCGCTCGATGCCGGCGAATACCGCTAAGCCGCCGGCGACGTCGATCGTCTCGACGCCGATATCGGGGAGTAGACGCTGCGCGGCCTCGGCCATCGCTCGCAACTCTGCGTGCTGCGCGTGCCGGAGCGTCGCAAAGAGTTCGCGCGTCAGGAGCACGCGCGGATTGCTTTTAGGCTACGTACCGACGACGATCCAGTCGGCGATGACGTACTGCGCGCCGGTGCTCGTGATCGTCAGCATCCCGCTGCCTGCCGCGTCCGTGCGGAAGGTCGCGAGTTGCTTGTTGTTCTTCGTGATGATGCCGCTGATCGCATCCGGCCCGCGGCCCGCGTCGGTCGTGACGTAGAGGCTCTCACCCTTCGAGAAGCGCGCGCCTGGAACGTTGACGCTCGAAAGCTCGCCGCGATGGAACGCCAGCGCGATCGGAATCGAGAACGCGCTCGCCGACGCGCCCCCCTTGAGCGTAAACGCGGGAACGGTCATCGGACAGTTGGCGATCATGCCGCTGCGGGCGATCGAGAGACTCCCAATCGCGCCCTGCACGACGGCGCCGGTCGCGTTTGCGGTCCAGGTCGCCGAGCCGCGACCATCGGTCGTGCGCGTGCCGCCGGAGAAGGCGCCGCCCTCCCAGCCGAACGTCGCATCGAGCGAGGGGATGCCGCTCAAACTGTAACCCGCCGAGCCTTCGCAGTACTCGACCATGTTGCCCGAGCCGGTCCGGAAGACGAGCTCGGAACGCGATGTGATTTGCTTCGCCCGCTCCGACGCTCGCGGCTTGCGCGCGCCGGAGAAGGCGCGCTGGTCGGCGCTGACGTCCCGGACGAACGAGCCCATGGCATCGGTGACCGCGATCGCCGCCTTGGCGTTCTCCGATCCGGAGGCGCGATGCGCGTCGAGGGCGTCGGCGACGTCGCTAACGGTCTGCACCCCGTCGGCCGACGGCAAGGATAAGCCGGCGGGGCCGAGCAAGCCGGCGCAACCCGCGAGCGGAACTCCTATGACGAGGGCAGCCGCGAGGGCCGCCAGGCGAGCCATCCTGCGCAGACTCCAAAGATCGGTAGGCAAGTTTGCTATGGTTTCCATGGTAAGGTACCGGTGTAGGGTGCACATGAGAGGTCCATGAGGAGCGGCAGCGGTTGTCCCTTACTACCGCGCCGAGGAGCCCGTGGTTCCGCTAGCGTACCCTCGTGGGCTGGTCGCGGGTAGGTGGCCGAGTGGTTAATGGCACCAGACTGTAAATCTGGCGCGCGAAGGCGCTACGCTGGTTCGAATCCAGCCCTGCCCAAGTCTCCGCGGGCGTTGCATAGTGGTAATGCCCCTGCCTTCCAAGCAGGAGTCGCGGGTCCGATTCCCGCCGCCCGCTCCAGTCTTGCGTTCACGTTAACCGGGATCGGCTCGAGCAACGTTCGGCCGGCTGCCCACAGCCCCGTCCCGCAGCAGCAAAACGTTCGGTTTTCCGCCCTCCTGGGCAGAGGGAGGGGACGCAAGTCATCGAATCCGTCGGGTCCCTTGCTTTTCAGACCGCTCTATCGAGTGATGGCGCCGTCTGGATCCAAAAACATAGGAGAACTCGACAACATGCGCTTATCAATGGCGACCGCAGCGAGTGTTGCCCTAGCGGCAGCCCTGCTTGCGGGTTGTTCCACCTCATCTCAAGGTACGGCAATTCCCGGCGGCGCGACGCAATCGAGCGCCGCGCACGGCGTCGGATCACCGGCACACTTCGTGCCGCTGCCGAAGGTCATGACCCGCGCGCAGGTCGCGCAGCTCCATCCGAGCGTCCTGCAACCGAAACTTCAAGAGATTCTCAGTCACAAGCACTTCTCCAAGCCGAACTTCCGCCCGAACAAGAAGGCCAAAGTGCTGCAGTTCATCATGGATGACGGCGGCTACATCTGGGGCCTCGGCAAGAAGAACAAGCTCGTCTCGTACGCAACCGATTGCTCGGGCGCCGAGGGCGGCGTCGTCGATCATTCGAGCCGTCTCGTCGTTGCGTGCACGAACTCGTCAACGGTCAACATCTACAAGAAAGGCAACGCGAGCGGCCCGGCCGACACGGTGCTCAACGACACGCCCGGCATGTATCCGGCGGCCGCGTTCGAAGGCAGCGACGGCACGATCTACGCGACGAACCTCTACGGGTTCTCTTGCACGACGTACTACTGCTACTTCTACCCGGGTAACGTCGTGTGGTGGAGCCCTGGTAACCAGTCGTCCGGATCCTCGCCGAGCGGCACGTACACCGACCCCAGCATGTACGAAGTCTACTTCGGCGACGTTGACAACAGCGGCAACGTCTACATCGACGGCGTCCGCGCCGTCTCGTACGGCTACGGAGCCGATGAGATCACGGGCATCACCACGACGGCCCCGGTGTCAACGAATATGAACATCGCGCTGAACTTCCCCGGCGGCATCTACGTCGTCGGTCCGAACAGTGCGACGCCCGAGCTCTCGGTCAACGACCAGGGCTCCTACGGCTCCGGCAACAACGCGCTCTATATCTACTCGCTGCCGTGGCCGGGCTCGCTGCTCTACACCGACCACTCGCCGCAGAACATCAGCAACACCTGCGACCCGGTCGCCGGTGGATACAACAAGGCGGATACGCAGGTCCTGATCGGCGACGCGGGATGCGGCGCCGGCGACCTCGGCACGTTCGCCTCGAATACGTGGAAGACGCTCCTGAACATCAACTTCAGCGAGCCGATCGACGGAGCGTTCCAGTCCTCGGATAAGTAACGCTCACGCAATCCACGTAGCAAAGCTAACGGGGTTCTCTTCGGAGAACCCCGTTTCTCTTTTGCGATTCGGATGGAGCGGGGAACGCTTACATGCCGCCGGGGAGCATGTTGCAGTCGATCATCTTGTTCAACAGCGGCGCGGCGACGATGTTGACGAAATCCGTGCGCGCCTGCTGATTCGCCTTGAGCTTGGCGGCCATCGCGCTCGAGCTCGATCCCGAGGCGGACTTCTGCTTCATCTGCGCCATCGTAGCGGCGAAGTCGCTGCAGTTCTCGCCCTGGATCTTGCCGACGAACGAGTTTGCGGCTTTCGTTGCGATCTGATCGGCCATCTGCTGACGCATCTGCGCCGTCGCCGGAATCGCGGCCGACGCCAGCGCCAATCCGGCGACGGCGATCGCGACGGCGCGACGCGAAAATACCGAAGAGTAAAACACTCTGTAAAGCCCTCCTTGCGCCGCGCCTTCGGTTCGCAAAACCGCGCGCCCTCTGGTAGGGAGCGAAGCCGCGAGCGGAGTAACGCCGCTAGGGGCGCCGTCGTAGCTCAGTGGTAGAGCACTCCCTTGGTAAGGGCGAGGCCACGGGTTCAATCCCCGTCGACGGCTCCATCCCTTGCCTGCGACGGGAGGTGCCATGCTTTCGAGACGTGTTTTCGCTTGCATCGTGCTCGCAGCAACGGCCGCCTGTTCGACGAGCGCCTCGTTCTCCAACGCGGGGGCGATGCTGCCCGCCATGCAGAGATCGCCGGTTCGCTTCGCCAACGGCAAGACGCCGATCAAGCACGTCGTCTTCATCATTCAAGAGAATCGCAGCTTTGAGAACTTCTTCGCCGGATTCCCCGGCGCGGACGCCCCGTTGTACGGCTTCGCGCTGCACAGCCACAGACGCGTGAAGGTCCCGCTGCACCAGACGGACTTCGAGACCAACCCGAACCTGCCGCATACGTGGCAGGCGGCGATCACCGGATGGCACAAAGGGAAGATGGACGGTTTCCACACCGGCCCCGGCATGAATTTTGCCGCCTACGCGTACGCGGAGCACTCGCAGATCGGGCCCTATTGGGCGATGGCTCAGCAGTACGTGCTCGCCGATAAGATGTTCCCCGACGAGTTCGGGGGCAGTTATGTCGTCCACATGATGGCCGTCGCGGCCAACGACGATCTCAGCCCAACCGAAGCGCTGGTCAATCAGCCGACGCACGCGCCCGAAGATTGCGACTCGCCGCCGCAGACGCGCAGCTCGCTCGTCAACATCTATCGGCAGGTCGGGCGCGGCAACGGGCCGTTCCCATGCTTCACGCAGTTCGACTCGCTCGCCAACGTCCTCGACGACGCCGGCGTATCGTGGCGGTTCTATATCAAGCGCCACCTCAACGGCGGGCTCTACTCGCCGTTCGAAGCGCTCTCCTACGTTCGTTACGGTCCCGACTGGGATAGGAATATCATCGCCCCGCAGACGCGCGTGCTTACGGATATCAAACGCGGCCGTCTCGCCGCGGTGACGTGGGTAACGCCGAGCCGCAACGACTCCGATCTTCCCGGCACCCACAGCGACCACGGGCCGTCGTGGGTTACCGCGATCGTCAACGAGATCGGCGAGAGCAAGTTCTGGAAATCCACTGCGATCGTCGTCGTGTGGGACGAATGGGGGGGCTGGTACGACAACGTGCCTCCACCGCAGCTTGACTTCCGCGGACTAGGGATTCGCGTTCCCTGTTTGATCATCTCGCCGTATGCGAAGGAAGGGACGTCCGGAGCCGGATACGTCTCGCACACGCAATACGAGTACGCGAGCGTTTTGAAGTTCGTCGAAGAGATCTTCGATCTGCCGCCGATCGGACCTGGCTCGCAAGGCTACGCCGACACGCGAGCCAACAGCATCGCCGATAGTTTCGACTTTTCGCAGAGCCCGCGCGCCTTCACGCCGTTCGGCTCGAAATATCCGGCGTCGTACTTCATCAACGAGCCGCCGTCGGACGCTTCGGTGGACGACGAGTAGGCGTCAGCGCTCCATCGCCTTCTTGATGAAGGCGTCTGCCGCGTCGCTCCATGGCCGTGCGAATTCGCTCGGCCAGTTGGCCGAATCCGACCAAAGCCGGCTCAATCCGCGCACGATCTCGGCGTTTCCTTGCGTGAACGCTTCGAGCAGCGCCCGCCATCGCGCGGCGAGTTCCCGGGCCTCGTCGCTGCCGGGATCGACCGCTCGCGCGGCCGCCGCCTCGACCTCCGCGAGCAGCGCGGCCCACGCGCGTTGACCTTGCTCGACGAGCTCGGGGGCGTTGCGCTGCAACTCTTCGAGCTTCTCGCGCGCCTCCTCGGAGTAGAACTTCTTCGTCCATTCCCAATCGTTTTGCACTTTGAACACCTCAATGACGTTTCGGAGCGTCGCCCAAAAATCGGCCGGTTCGCCGCGCAACAGAACGCGCCGCGCTTCGTCGATCGCCGCCAAGGCCGATTCGAGCTTCTCTTTCCGCCGCGCGATCAATTCGCGCTGCATTTGCAGAGCCGCAACCAGCGGCGGGCTCGATCCTCCGAGCAGCTCCTTGATTTGATCGAGACTAAATCCAAGGAAACGCAGCGCGAGAATCTGTTCCAGGCGCCCCAGCTCGGCTTTGCCGTAACGGCGGTATCCCGAATCGCTCAGGGCCGCCGGTTTGAGCAGTCCGATCCGATCGTACAGATGCAGCGTGCGGACCGTGACGCCCGCCGCCGCGGCGAACTCCTTGACCATCTTCAGGTCGCCGCCCCGCGTCTCCATGCTTCCTCCCTATCCAAGTCTAGGCGCTGACCCAGCGTCGGAGTCAAGCGTCTTTTTCCCGGATTCTAAGGCGCTTCCGGCGGCGCCGACGTTATACTATGGTTGCTATGCCCGCTCGAAACTTCTCGACCTATACCAAGGCGCTCGCCGTCGTAGGCGCGGCTATCTTCCTCGCGTCCTCGGTTCCGGCGTTCGCTCAAGAGTCGCCATATGGCGAGCCGCCCCCGCAGCAGCCGCCGGTGCAGCAGCCGCCGCTGCAGCAGCCGCCGCAGCATCTCCCTACCTACGCGGTGCCGACTCCGACGTACAGTCTCGGGGGCGCGATCAAGGGCATGGTTACCGGTTTTGACGGACAGTGGATCGTCTATATGCGCGACGACCGCGGCTTCGACGACCACATCACGCTTCACCAAGGAACGCAGATCAACCCGACCGGGATTCGCCTGCTCGAGGGAATGCGCGTAGCGATCTGGGGTTACGCCGACGGCCCCACCTATCAAGCGAACCGCATCGACGTTACGAACGCGCCGCAGGCGTACTACGGCTACGGCGGCTATCCGTTCTACGGGTACGGCTACGGCGGCTATCCCTACGGCTACGGTTATGGCGGCTATCCCTACGGCTACGGGTACGGCTATCCATACGGGTGGGGCTGGCCGTGGGGCCTCGGCCTCGGTCTCGGGATCAATTGGGGCTGGGGATGGGGTTACGGCTGGCATCCCTGGTCGGGCTACCGTCCGTACGGATACTATCACCCGTGGGGCGGCTGGGGTTATCACGGCGGAGTCTCCGGACGCCCCTGGCGGTAAGCGCCGCCGAGTCCGCTACCAGAGCGTGCCCTCGGCGACGAGCACGTAGAGAATCGGCCCGAGTCCCCAGACGATGCTGACGATAAACCACACGACCTTCTTGAACGTCGTCATGTCGCCGCGCGCGAGGATGTTGATCCACATGAGGATCATCGCGATCGGATGCAAGAGGATCGAGAGCAGCACTTCCAGCAGCAGCTTCATGCAGCCCTATTCGGCCCCGCATCGCTTTTGCGCCTTCGGTCGTTATGGAAGCGCAAGGAGTTGAAGATGAAGCACGAGGCAACCCCGGAAGTCCAAAAAAGCGAGGAGGAGTGGCGCGCCCAACTCGGCCCAGAACGCTACCACATCCTGCGCGAGGCCGGCACCGAGACCCCGTTCACGGGGAAGCTGCTCCAGGTCAGCGATGACGGAACCTATCTCTGCGGGGCGTGCGGCCACCCTCTCTTTAAGGCCGATTCCAAATTCGAGTCGCACTGCGGCTGGCCGAGCTTCACGCGTCCCGAGGAACAGGAGAACGTGCGCCTGCTCGACGATTACAGTCACGGCATGCACCGCGTCGAGGTGCGGTGTAAGCGCTGCGACTCGCACCTCGGGCACGTCTTCGACGACGGACCCGGCCCCGAAGGAACGCGCTACTGTATAAACTCGGCATCGCTCGACTTTCAGCCCTCGTCGCCGGCGTAGCGCTCGCGGCGGGGCTCGGCCTCGCGCCCGCGCGCGCATCCGAGGTCGTAACGGTGATGTACGCCGGATCGCTCGTTACGCCGATGGAGGGAGCGATCAAGAGCGCCCTCGCCCAACGCGGCATCGAGTTTCAAGGCCAGCCCGGCGGCAGCAAAGAGCTGGCCAATCTCATCGCCGCCGGCGTGAAGTCGCCCGACGT
Proteins encoded in this region:
- the sigH gene encoding RNA polymerase sporulation sigma factor SigH, translating into MTHPVADGVEYQQRVDEDLVAIAKTGDNLAMEYLLNKYKNFVRIKAKSYFLIGADREDIIQEGMIGLYKAVRDFKADKLSSFRAFAELCITRQIITAIKTATRQKHIPLNQYISLNKPIYDEDSERTLLDVMASQKTSDPEELVVTQEVSDDIRQRIRQNLSELESQVLESYLEGKSYQEMARDLGRHVKSIDNALQRVKRKIEKNLAEFEFQ
- a CDS encoding amino acid racemase, yielding MVACSAEGAALCYRTICSEGDAMLGEHAHPEISMHTPSFAEYCERMERDDWNGVAELMLDSARKLAKAGADFLICPDNTIHQALPIIAERSPLPWLHIAEVVADEAGARGYRRLGLLGTRWLVESDVYPRSLERRGIEFERPTATERDEMNDVIMDELVCGRTPPEALRCFRRVIERMKDAGCDAVVLGCTEIPLVVGDANSPLPALDSTRLLARAALRRATGSG
- a CDS encoding alkaline phosphatase family protein, whose translation is MLSRRVFACIVLAATAACSTSASFSNAGAMLPAMQRSPVRFANGKTPIKHVVFIIQENRSFENFFAGFPGADAPLYGFALHSHRRVKVPLHQTDFETNPNLPHTWQAAITGWHKGKMDGFHTGPGMNFAAYAYAEHSQIGPYWAMAQQYVLADKMFPDEFGGSYVVHMMAVAANDDLSPTEALVNQPTHAPEDCDSPPQTRSSLVNIYRQVGRGNGPFPCFTQFDSLANVLDDAGVSWRFYIKRHLNGGLYSPFEALSYVRYGPDWDRNIIAPQTRVLTDIKRGRLAAVTWVTPSRNDSDLPGTHSDHGPSWVTAIVNEIGESKFWKSTAIVVVWDEWGGWYDNVPPPQLDFRGLGIRVPCLIISPYAKEGTSGAGYVSHTQYEYASVLKFVEEIFDLPPIGPGSQGYADTRANSIADSFDFSQSPRAFTPFGSKYPASYFINEPPSDASVDDE
- a CDS encoding MerR family transcriptional regulator, whose protein sequence is METRGGDLKMVKEFAAAAGVTVRTLHLYDRIGLLKPAALSDSGYRRYGKAELGRLEQILALRFLGFSLDQIKELLGGSSPPLVAALQMQRELIARRKEKLESALAAIDEARRVLLRGEPADFWATLRNVIEVFKVQNDWEWTKKFYSEEAREKLEELQRNAPELVEQGQRAWAALLAEVEAAAARAVDPGSDEARELAARWRALLEAFTQGNAEIVRGLSRLWSDSANWPSEFARPWSDAADAFIKKAMER
- the msrB gene encoding peptide-methionine (R)-S-oxide reductase MsrB, whose product is MKHEATPEVQKSEEEWRAQLGPERYHILREAGTETPFTGKLLQVSDDGTYLCGACGHPLFKADSKFESHCGWPSFTRPEEQENVRLLDDYSHGMHRVEVRCKRCDSHLGHVFDDGPGPEGTRYCINSASLDFQPSSPA